The proteins below are encoded in one region of Pelotomaculum isophthalicicum JI:
- a CDS encoding acetyl-CoA C-acetyltransferase — MKEVVIVSAVRTAVGKYGGSLQNTPAVELGAIVIKEAIKRAGITVEQVEEVIMGNVLTAGLGQNPARQASLKAGLPIETPAYTMGIVCGSGLKSVMLAAQQIMSEQADIVVAGGMENMSAAPYVLDKARWGYRMFDSTLTDEMVKDGLWCAFNDIHMGMTAENLSVKYNISREDQDQLAVDSHNKAIAAIDSGKFKDEIVPVPIPQKKGEPVYFDTDELPRRGASVEALAKLPAVFKKGGTVTAGNASGINDAAAATVVMSADKAKELGLKPMAVIKSFATAGVDPAYMGTGPIPASKKAMAKAGLTVADFDVIEANEAFAAQALTCIRGLELPMDKVNFNGGAIAIGHPIGASGTRILTTLLYELKKQNGRYGLATMCIGGGQGVAMTVENIK, encoded by the coding sequence ATGAAGGAAGTTGTAATCGTCAGCGCGGTGCGCACCGCGGTGGGTAAGTATGGCGGTTCGCTGCAGAACACTCCTGCTGTTGAACTGGGCGCCATAGTTATTAAGGAAGCAATAAAGAGGGCCGGGATTACTGTCGAGCAAGTCGAAGAAGTGATCATGGGAAATGTTTTAACCGCAGGCCTCGGGCAAAACCCCGCGCGCCAGGCCTCTTTGAAAGCCGGCCTGCCTATTGAAACACCGGCCTATACAATGGGTATCGTCTGCGGCTCCGGGCTGAAATCCGTTATGCTGGCCGCCCAGCAAATTATGTCCGAGCAGGCTGATATAGTCGTGGCCGGCGGCATGGAAAACATGAGCGCCGCTCCCTACGTGCTGGATAAGGCCAGGTGGGGCTACCGCATGTTCGACAGCACCCTTACCGACGAGATGGTCAAAGACGGCCTATGGTGCGCTTTTAACGACATCCACATGGGCATGACCGCTGAAAACCTCTCGGTAAAATATAATATATCCAGGGAAGACCAGGACCAATTGGCTGTTGACAGTCATAACAAGGCTATTGCGGCCATTGATTCCGGAAAATTTAAGGACGAGATTGTGCCGGTGCCCATTCCCCAAAAGAAAGGCGAACCGGTGTATTTTGACACGGACGAATTGCCGCGCCGGGGCGCCTCAGTAGAAGCCCTGGCCAAACTGCCCGCCGTTTTCAAAAAAGGCGGCACCGTTACCGCCGGGAACGCCTCCGGGATCAATGACGCCGCTGCCGCGACAGTGGTGATGTCCGCCGATAAAGCGAAAGAGTTGGGACTAAAACCCATGGCTGTGATTAAATCCTTTGCCACGGCGGGCGTGGATCCCGCTTATATGGGCACCGGACCGATTCCCGCCAGCAAAAAGGCGATGGCCAAGGCCGGGCTCACCGTGGCCGACTTTGACGTGATCGAAGCCAACGAGGCTTTTGCAGCCCAGGCCCTGACCTGTATCCGCGGCCTCGAACTGCCGATGGACAAGGTGAACTTCAACGGCGGCGCTATCGCCATCGGCCACCCGATCGGCGCCAGCGGGACGCGGATCCTGACGACCCTGCTTTACGAGTTAAAGAAACAGAACGGGCGTTACGGCCTAGCCACCATGTGCATCGGCGGCGGCCAGGGCGTGGCCATGACCGTGGAAAACATTAAATAA
- a CDS encoding 3-hydroxybutyryl-CoA dehydrogenase yields MEVKKIMVIGAGQMGSGIAQVSIAAGYDVVINDINDTFVNRGIGLIDKNLSKDVSKGRLDEAAKAALMAKLIPSTSLQDAKDVDLVIEAAIENMEIKGKIFKELDEVCKPEAILATNTSSLPITEIAAVTKRPDKVIGMHFFNPVPVMKLVEVIRGLATSDETYDIVKTASEKMGKVPAEVNDAPGFTVNRLLIPMINEAIYCLYEGIASREAIDNVMKLGANHPMGPLALGDLIGLDTCLSIMEVLYRGFGDPKYRPCPLLRKYVAAGWLGRKTGRGFYQY; encoded by the coding sequence ATGGAAGTTAAGAAGATTATGGTTATCGGCGCCGGCCAGATGGGTTCCGGTATTGCTCAGGTATCGATCGCCGCCGGTTATGACGTGGTTATTAATGATATCAATGACACTTTTGTTAACAGAGGCATCGGCTTGATTGACAAAAACCTGTCGAAGGATGTCAGCAAAGGACGCCTTGATGAAGCGGCCAAAGCAGCCTTAATGGCCAAGCTGATCCCGTCCACCAGCCTGCAGGACGCCAAGGACGTCGACCTGGTGATAGAGGCGGCTATTGAGAATATGGAAATCAAAGGCAAGATTTTCAAGGAACTTGACGAAGTATGCAAACCTGAAGCGATTCTTGCCACAAACACCTCCTCGCTGCCCATCACCGAAATAGCCGCGGTAACCAAACGGCCGGACAAAGTGATCGGCATGCACTTTTTTAATCCCGTGCCTGTGATGAAGCTGGTAGAGGTCATCAGGGGGCTGGCGACATCCGATGAAACTTATGATATCGTTAAGACTGCCAGCGAAAAAATGGGCAAGGTTCCCGCTGAAGTGAATGACGCACCTGGTTTCACGGTAAACCGTCTCCTCATTCCGATGATTAATGAAGCGATATATTGTCTCTACGAGGGCATCGCTTCACGGGAAGCGATTGACAACGTGATGAAGCTGGGCGCGAATCACCCGATGGGGCCCCTCGCTCTCGGCGACCTGATTGGCCTGGACACCTGCCTGTCAATCATGGAAGTGTTATACCGCGGTTTCGGCGATCCCAAGTACCGCCCGTGCCCGCTCCTGCGCAAATATGTGGCTGCCGGCTGGCTTGGCCGTAAGACTGGTAGAGGGTTTTACCAGTACTAA
- a CDS encoding enoyl-CoA hydratase-related protein codes for MAWNNVLVEFDNEIAVVSVNRPKALNALDHQTIAELGEAMAELAANQSVKVIILTGAGEKAFVAGADIAYMLSLTPMQAQEFSRHGQKVLSQIENMSKPVIAAVNGFALGGGCELSMACDIRVASEKAKFGQPEVSLGIMAGFGGTQRLARLVNPGIAKEMLFTGDIYDAQAALKFGLVSKVVPADELMDVCKKMAKRIASMGPVGVRFTKEAINQGLDMDQEKAFNIEAALFGVIFSTADQKEGMSAFLEKRKVEFKGE; via the coding sequence ATGGCGTGGAATAATGTTCTGGTAGAATTTGATAACGAGATTGCGGTGGTCAGCGTCAACCGCCCCAAAGCACTAAACGCGCTCGATCATCAGACCATCGCTGAGTTGGGCGAAGCCATGGCTGAGTTAGCCGCCAATCAGTCGGTAAAGGTTATTATTTTAACCGGCGCCGGTGAAAAAGCTTTTGTAGCGGGCGCCGACATCGCCTACATGTTGTCCCTGACTCCCATGCAGGCGCAGGAATTCAGCCGTCATGGCCAAAAAGTACTCAGCCAGATTGAAAACATGTCAAAGCCGGTGATAGCCGCGGTAAACGGCTTTGCTCTTGGCGGCGGCTGCGAACTGAGCATGGCCTGCGACATCCGCGTGGCTTCGGAGAAGGCCAAATTCGGCCAGCCGGAAGTAAGTCTTGGCATCATGGCCGGCTTCGGCGGCACCCAGCGCCTGGCCCGGCTGGTGAACCCCGGTATCGCCAAAGAGATGCTCTTCACCGGCGATATTTACGATGCCCAAGCCGCGCTTAAGTTTGGCCTGGTCAGCAAGGTTGTTCCGGCCGATGAGTTGATGGATGTCTGCAAGAAGATGGCCAAGCGCATTGCCTCAATGGGTCCGGTTGGTGTAAGGTTCACCAAAGAAGCTATTAACCAGGGACTGGATATGGATCAGGAAAAGGCCTTTAATATTGAAGCCGCCCTTTTCGGTGTGATTTTCTCAACTGCCGACCAAAAAGAAGGCATGAGCGCCTTTTTAGAGAAGCGCAAAGTGGAGTTTAAAGGCGAGTAG
- a CDS encoding acyl-CoA dehydrogenase family protein yields the protein MDFGLTEEQKMVQDMARNFAEKEIAPYVEEDEKNHYYRREILTKMGELGLLGWSIPEEYGGNGMGWMEGVIALYEIAKVHTSWRLSISGNCWGPAMTINEYGTEEQKQKWIPKLLDGTWAGSFAITEPNTGSDVASMKTFAEDKGDHWLINGTKTWISGGHTSDVGLLYAMTDKGKGAKGMSCFIIDYNNTPGVQRIPMEDKVGMYAAPTSELIFEDAVVPKENLLGGLNKGFFICMWQLNNTRMGCAVGGAALSRACLDGCIQYANERYQFGVPIGKHQMVQQQIAEMILEDEAAKQLVYRAAWLKDNKLPSQKATSTAKLAGCLASVHAANLAMKIYGSYGYSNEYPCGRWLRDCKQFETLEGTSNMHMQIIANIELGFAPDR from the coding sequence ATGGATTTTGGGTTAACAGAAGAACAAAAAATGGTACAGGATATGGCTCGCAATTTTGCGGAAAAGGAAATTGCTCCTTACGTTGAAGAGGATGAAAAGAACCATTACTATCGCAGAGAGATTTTAACCAAAATGGGTGAACTGGGCCTGCTGGGCTGGAGCATTCCGGAAGAATACGGCGGAAACGGCATGGGTTGGATGGAAGGCGTTATAGCCCTGTATGAAATAGCCAAAGTGCATACTTCCTGGAGACTTTCCATCAGCGGCAACTGCTGGGGTCCGGCAATGACCATTAATGAATACGGCACTGAAGAACAAAAACAAAAATGGATTCCCAAACTGTTAGACGGGACATGGGCGGGAAGCTTTGCTATCACCGAGCCTAACACAGGTTCCGATGTAGCCAGCATGAAGACGTTTGCAGAAGATAAGGGCGACCACTGGCTGATCAACGGCACCAAGACGTGGATATCCGGAGGGCACACTTCCGATGTCGGGCTACTCTATGCTATGACTGACAAAGGCAAAGGCGCTAAGGGGATGTCCTGTTTCATCATTGACTATAACAATACCCCCGGCGTTCAAAGAATTCCGATGGAAGATAAAGTCGGCATGTATGCCGCCCCGACTTCGGAACTAATTTTCGAGGATGCGGTGGTTCCTAAAGAAAATCTTTTAGGCGGATTAAACAAGGGTTTCTTCATTTGCATGTGGCAGTTGAACAATACCCGCATGGGTTGTGCCGTTGGCGGCGCGGCTCTTTCCAGGGCGTGCCTGGATGGTTGCATTCAATATGCTAATGAACGTTACCAGTTTGGCGTGCCAATCGGCAAACACCAGATGGTTCAGCAGCAGATTGCTGAAATGATCTTGGAAGATGAGGCGGCCAAACAACTCGTTTATCGCGCCGCATGGTTAAAAGACAACAAATTACCCAGCCAGAAGGCGACTTCAACCGCTAAGCTGGCAGGTTGCCTGGCATCTGTTCACGCCGCCAACCTGGCAATGAAAATCTACGGTTCATACGGATATTCCAATGAGTATCCTTGCGGCAGATGGCTCCGCGATTGCAAACAGTTCGAGACCCTGGAGGGAACCTCCAACATGCATATGCAAATCATCGCCAACATTGAACTTGGTTTCGCGCCCGACCGTTAG
- a CDS encoding AAA family ATPase, with the protein MQAKAQDFRGTANYIASEDLMNSVNVSRALGRPLLIKGEPGTGKTMLARSISEGLGQRLIIWNIKSTTKAQDGLYIYDTVQRLYDSQFGDHDVSDISQYIRLGKLGEAFASDEQVVLLIDEIDKADLEFPNDLLWELDVMSFFIPETGATITAKHRPIVIITSNAEKELPDAFLRRCIFHYISFPEPEMMKEIVKVHHPNLEDRLVGEAMEAFYWIRSLSGLQKKPSTSELIDWVQALAVGGISLEKIRKEIPLLGVLIKKNQDFDIILKRLSAQGSSKTKPSIQTIWRG; encoded by the coding sequence ATGCAAGCGAAAGCGCAAGATTTTAGGGGTACGGCGAATTATATCGCCTCTGAAGATCTGATGAACAGCGTAAACGTATCCAGGGCGCTCGGCAGGCCTTTGTTAATTAAAGGGGAACCGGGCACCGGCAAGACTATGCTGGCCCGGAGCATATCCGAGGGATTGGGGCAGCGGCTGATCATCTGGAATATCAAATCCACAACCAAGGCCCAGGACGGCCTGTATATTTATGATACGGTGCAAAGGCTCTATGACAGCCAGTTCGGGGACCACGACGTTTCAGACATCAGTCAGTATATTCGTTTGGGGAAGCTGGGCGAAGCTTTTGCATCCGATGAGCAGGTCGTGTTGCTTATTGATGAAATCGACAAGGCAGACCTGGAATTTCCGAACGACCTGCTGTGGGAATTGGACGTGATGAGCTTTTTTATCCCCGAAACCGGGGCGACAATCACCGCGAAACACCGGCCGATTGTGATTATCACCAGCAACGCTGAGAAAGAACTGCCGGACGCTTTTTTAAGAAGGTGTATTTTCCATTACATCTCCTTCCCTGAGCCGGAGATGATGAAAGAAATCGTCAAGGTGCACCACCCCAACCTGGAAGACCGGTTGGTTGGCGAAGCGATGGAAGCGTTTTACTGGATCAGGAGCCTGAGCGGACTGCAAAAGAAGCCGAGCACCAGCGAGCTGATTGACTGGGTGCAAGCACTGGCTGTGGGCGGGATTAGCCTGGAAAAAATTCGTAAAGAAATACCTCTTTTAGGAGTTTTAATTAAGAAGAACCAGGATTTCGATATTATCTTGAAGAGACTTAGCGCCCAAGGCTCCTCGAAAACCAAGCCGAGCATTCAGACCATATGGAGGGGGTGA
- a CDS encoding vWA domain-containing protein — protein sequence MIPLFVNFFYELKRTGVPVSLTEWMTLMEALSKGLAFSSLSGFYYLARAVLVKSEAHFDSYDIAFQNYFKGIETPADVLEQAMEWLKDALPPYLISPEDRKLFQEWDLDKLRRELDERLKTQDGQHHGGSKWIGTGGRSPFGHGGYNPAGVRIGGESTNRSAVKVAAERRYRGYRGDETLGVRQFEVALRKLRQLTSRTDGEKDVLDLDGTIDATCRNAGRLELVWDRSRKNTMKVVVVMDSGGSMDEYIDLCSQLFSAVNRSTHFKDLKFYYFHNCIYENIYVNPSCVSRYAVKTYDFLRDLDPEYRLIIVGDASMSPSELTMVGGALDWDSMNNEPGLVWLERLIKRFPHAVWLNPVPYQWWDPRLNYGAHSIVLIRKLFPMFELTLDGLEQAIKSLKVKF from the coding sequence GTGATACCCCTGTTCGTTAACTTCTTTTATGAACTGAAAAGAACCGGGGTGCCGGTTTCCCTGACAGAGTGGATGACTTTGATGGAAGCTTTGAGCAAAGGCCTGGCTTTTTCCAGTTTGAGCGGTTTTTATTACCTGGCCAGGGCGGTGCTGGTTAAAAGTGAAGCCCATTTCGACAGTTACGATATTGCCTTCCAGAACTACTTTAAAGGCATTGAAACACCTGCGGATGTGCTGGAGCAGGCCATGGAATGGCTTAAAGACGCCTTGCCTCCGTATTTGATCTCGCCGGAAGATCGCAAGCTTTTTCAAGAATGGGATTTGGATAAGCTGCGCCGTGAACTGGATGAAAGATTGAAAACGCAGGATGGGCAGCATCATGGCGGCTCCAAGTGGATCGGCACGGGCGGCCGTTCACCCTTCGGTCATGGCGGCTATAACCCGGCCGGTGTGCGTATCGGCGGCGAGTCGACCAACCGCTCGGCCGTCAAGGTCGCAGCTGAACGGCGCTACCGCGGCTACCGGGGCGATGAAACCCTCGGGGTAAGGCAGTTTGAAGTGGCCTTGCGCAAACTTCGCCAGCTTACCAGCCGCACCGATGGGGAAAAAGACGTGCTGGATCTGGATGGCACCATCGACGCAACTTGCCGGAACGCCGGCAGGCTGGAACTGGTTTGGGACCGCTCCCGCAAGAACACCATGAAAGTTGTTGTGGTGATGGATTCGGGAGGATCGATGGATGAATACATTGATCTTTGCAGCCAGTTGTTTTCAGCGGTTAACCGGTCGACCCATTTTAAAGATTTAAAATTTTATTATTTCCACAACTGCATTTATGAAAACATCTATGTCAACCCGTCGTGTGTTTCTCGTTACGCCGTTAAAACGTACGATTTTTTACGTGATCTTGACCCCGAATACCGGTTAATTATAGTGGGTGACGCCAGCATGTCTCCCAGTGAGCTGACCATGGTGGGCGGGGCTCTTGATTGGGACAGTATGAATAATGAGCCGGGGTTGGTCTGGCTGGAAAGATTAATCAAGCGTTTTCCACATGCCGTATGGTTGAATCCCGTTCCATACCAGTGGTGGGACCCGCGATTGAATTATGGAGCGCACTCCATCGTTTTGATCAGAAAACTGTTTCCTATGTTCGAGTTGACCCTGGACGGGCTGGAGCAGGCGATAAAGAGTCTTAAGGTAAAGTTCTGA
- a CDS encoding vWA domain-containing protein: protein MFVNFLYELKRAGVPVSLTEWMTLMEALSKGLAFSSLSGFYHLARSVLVKSEFHFDSFDLAFQNYFKGVETPVNVIEQALNWLSKEQPPLMTSPEERELFQDWDVKKLRHELEEKLKTQDGERQGGSKMAGTGGASRFGHSGFNPKGGIRIGGASGGSSAVKVAGERRYRGYRSDVIIGVRKFEAALRILRQLTSRHEGLKSELDLNGTVGATCRNAGKLKLVWDRPRKNNIKIVLIMDSGGSMDPYIELCSRLFSAVKRSTHLKDLKCYYFHNCIYDNIYVKPACVWSNAVKTYDILHNLDPDYRLIIVGDASMAPGELTMVNGAIDWDSMNNESGAVWLERLARHFKHAVWLNPIPAQGWDERMNYRAHTISMIRELFPMYELSLSGLQQAVKRLKVRV, encoded by the coding sequence TTGTTTGTTAATTTTCTTTATGAGCTGAAAAGGGCTGGGGTGCCTGTTTCCCTGACGGAGTGGATGACCCTGATGGAAGCGCTGAGCAAGGGTCTGGCCTTTTCCAGTTTGAGCGGGTTTTACCACCTGGCCAGGTCGGTGCTGGTAAAAAGTGAATTCCATTTTGACAGTTTCGACTTGGCATTCCAAAACTACTTTAAAGGTGTGGAAACACCTGTCAATGTGATTGAACAAGCTTTGAACTGGCTGTCAAAAGAACAGCCCCCTCTGATGACATCCCCGGAAGAGCGAGAGCTCTTTCAGGATTGGGATGTAAAAAAGTTGCGCCATGAACTGGAAGAAAAGTTGAAAACACAGGACGGAGAGCGCCAGGGCGGCTCCAAAATGGCTGGCACGGGCGGCGCGTCGCGGTTTGGACATAGCGGTTTCAATCCGAAAGGGGGAATACGTATCGGCGGCGCCTCCGGCGGCAGCTCGGCTGTCAAGGTGGCCGGCGAGCGGCGTTACCGGGGATACCGCAGTGATGTCATCATTGGCGTAAGAAAGTTTGAGGCCGCTTTGCGCATTCTCCGCCAGTTGACCAGCCGCCACGAAGGTTTGAAGAGCGAGTTGGATTTAAACGGCACCGTCGGTGCCACCTGCCGGAATGCCGGCAAGTTGAAGCTTGTATGGGACCGCCCGCGCAAGAACAATATTAAAATTGTCCTGATCATGGATTCGGGCGGGTCGATGGATCCTTACATCGAGCTGTGCAGCCGGTTATTCAGCGCGGTCAAACGCTCAACTCACTTGAAAGATTTAAAATGCTATTATTTTCATAATTGCATATATGATAATATCTATGTAAAGCCGGCCTGCGTGTGGAGCAATGCTGTAAAAACATACGATATATTGCATAACCTCGATCCTGATTACCGGCTGATTATTGTTGGTGACGCCAGCATGGCGCCGGGTGAATTGACCATGGTGAACGGGGCCATAGACTGGGACAGTATGAATAACGAGTCGGGTGCGGTCTGGCTGGAGCGTTTGGCCAGGCATTTCAAGCACGCTGTTTGGCTTAACCCGATACCGGCCCAAGGGTGGGATGAACGTATGAATTACCGCGCGCATACCATTAGCATGATCCGTGAATTGTTTCCCATGTACGAGTTGTCGTTGAGCGGGCTGCAGCAGGCGGTAAAACGGCTCAAGGTCCGTGTTTGA
- a CDS encoding protein-L-isoaspartate(D-aspartate) O-methyltransferase, which produces MEFPQNSDNDSSDRADERRRMVEKQLIPLGITNKAVLQSMLAVPRHFFVSEQLQAYAYDDCALPIDEGQTISQPYIVALMAEALEPEPEDRILEIGAGSGYAAAIISRIVSKVYTIERHETLAGQAQTRFQTLKYDNIIVRIGDGSKGWAGEAPFDGIVVAAGAPVVPESLSNQLKTGGFLVVPVGKKTHQDLLRLRKRADGGIDRENLGAVRFVPLVGEEGWNANKS; this is translated from the coding sequence ATGGAATTCCCGCAAAACAGTGACAACGATTCCAGTGACCGCGCGGACGAAAGGAGGCGAATGGTGGAAAAGCAGCTTATTCCTTTGGGTATTACCAACAAGGCCGTCTTGCAGAGCATGCTCGCAGTGCCGCGTCACTTTTTCGTTTCTGAACAGCTACAGGCCTATGCTTATGATGATTGCGCGCTTCCCATTGATGAGGGACAAACTATCAGCCAGCCATACATAGTCGCCTTGATGGCTGAAGCCCTGGAGCCGGAGCCGGAAGACCGGATTTTGGAAATCGGCGCCGGTTCCGGATATGCGGCGGCAATAATATCGCGTATTGTGTCCAAAGTATATACGATTGAGCGTCATGAAACCCTGGCTGGACAAGCTCAAACGCGTTTTCAAACTTTAAAGTACGATAACATAATAGTTCGCATAGGCGACGGTTCAAAAGGTTGGGCCGGGGAAGCGCCCTTCGACGGGATCGTGGTGGCGGCGGGAGCGCCGGTCGTCCCTGAGTCTTTGAGCAATCAACTGAAAACTGGAGGCTTTCTAGTGGTTCCTGTGGGTAAGAAAACCCACCAGGATTTGCTGCGTTTAAGAAAAAGAGCGGATGGTGGAATTGACCGGGAAAACCTGGGGGCGGTACGCTTTGTTCCCCTTGTAGGTGAAGAAGGCTGGAACGCAAACAAATCTTAA